A stretch of the Bacteroidales bacterium genome encodes the following:
- a CDS encoding threonylcarbamoyl-AMP synthase — MLIKLYEENPNPKDLKKVVDVLKNDGVIIYPTDSVYAFGCNIFSTKALERIAMLKNLDPQKSHFSFIFYDLSQISTYTNPLSNETFKLLKHNLPGPFTFILEANSNVPKILKLNKKKTIGIRIPNNNIARQIVNELGNPILTTSVIEDDDIIEYMTDPELIHEKYKDKVDLVIDGGYGNLVPSTIVDCTSGEFKIIREGSGELRL, encoded by the coding sequence ATGTTAATTAAATTATACGAAGAGAATCCTAATCCAAAAGATTTAAAAAAGGTTGTAGATGTATTAAAGAACGATGGAGTAATTATTTACCCAACCGACTCGGTTTATGCTTTTGGATGTAATATTTTTTCAACTAAAGCATTGGAACGCATAGCCATGTTAAAAAATCTTGACCCTCAAAAATCTCATTTTAGTTTTATTTTTTATGATTTGAGCCAGATTAGCACTTATACTAATCCACTTAGTAATGAGACATTTAAATTGTTGAAACACAATTTACCTGGTCCATTTACATTTATTTTAGAAGCTAACTCAAATGTTCCTAAGATATTAAAACTAAATAAGAAAAAAACGATTGGAATTCGTATTCCTAACAATAATATTGCTCGTCAAATAGTAAACGAGCTTGGAAACCCTATACTTACAACATCAGTTATAGAAGACGATGATATTATTGAATATATGACCGACCCAGAATTGATTCACGAAAAATATAAAGACAAAGTTGATTTGGTAATTGACGGAGGCTATGGCAATTTAGTGCCTTCTACAATTGTCGATTGTACTTCGGGTGAGTTTAAGATTATCCGCGAAGGATCCGGAGAGTTGAGATTGTAA